The DNA sequence GATACTGTCTATGGCGAAGGAACTCGTGAATTTGGTATAGGATCCCACTTTGGTGTCGGACATCCCCGGTTCCACGGTGCGCTCTCCCGTGCGCTCTCCCGGTACGCAGAGGTCCGCTCCCTCCTCGTTCATCTTCTTTACGATGCGTTTCCTCCTGCGACGAAACACGCCGTCGGCGAACGTGTATTCACTGTGCGGATTGAGCATCCAGTAGTTGTCCTTGCCCCAGGGTCTGGACGGGTCCCGGAGCACCTTCAGAAAGCAGTCGTTGAGGGACAGGTTGTGGCGCACCGAGTTCCTCCAACCCGTGTAACTGCCCCGGAAAAACGGAAACTTCTGCATCAGGTAGTCGTTGATCTCGGACAGGGTCAGCCGTCCCGAGCAGGACTCCCGGATGGCCATGGCGATCAGGGCGATGTAAGAGTACGGAGGCTTGGGTCTCCGTATGTAGGGCTTCCCCTTGCCGTCCGTGGCAGGTGGGGGGCTCCGCGACACGTAGTCCCCGTCCgaccccagctcctcctcgccGTAAAGAGGAGAGCGCACTTTGTCCTCTACGTCCCCGCTCGGGTCCAGCGGTTTCCTGTGATGATTGTGGCTCCCGCAGAACACTTCAAACTTCATGTTTTTTTGACAGTGGTTCTGTTTCTATTGCGCGGATCTAAAATAGCATGTCCCTTCTTGGAATTGGAAGTTTTGTACGGCGTTCACCTATTACGCACGGCAGTatctgcgtgtctgtgcgtgagtgtgtgtattcccAATAGAAACAGTTACAGTCCACGGGCAATCCAAAGCCAGTCTCACCTTCAGCTTACCTCGAGAGCTGTTTATAGCTACCTCACCTCTGGGCCGGCCTCCAATGGGCGGGGCTATCACCTCTAAATTAAGATTCCTTAGCAGCCTCCTCATAGTTTCCACGAATTACATACTTTGTGTTTAATGCACAGGTGACACGCAGAATGCTAAGTATTAGTCTggctcggctcctccccctcacccgaCCTGTACACTTGGGTAACAGGTTGGGTAATGCCATTTGATCCAAGGACTGTTTTACCTGAGACTACCAGGTGGCGTACTGAGTCTTTTTTATTCGGGAGGACTGTCAGCCTGAACACTGTTACGATGCGTCGCGTTTTGCACAGTCCAGCTGTTTCTTTAGACTAATATACACACTCAAATAAATAGGGAAAGATTCATATTATATTTACCAATCCTTGGCAAAAGGCAAATTGGGATTTTAAAGAAAACAGAAATAACATCTTCACGATTACCATATTACCATATTCATTATGGCATTAAATGATAGGCTACCATTTTGGCACCTTCAAATCTATCCTGTACTAATAGTAAAGGCCACCTTATTGAATGAGTCTGCATACAAATGTATCCTCAGTATCAAGGTTTTGGGGTTCAGACCACATGCTTCTTGGTGGAAATCGAacggacagagagatagacggatagaAATTTAGTGTGAAACTTAAATTAAATTCACATTACATTTCAATTCGATTCAAATTGGTTTTTGTATAGCCCTAAATCaaaggtacagtctcaaagggcttaacatcTTAACATCTTCCTCTAACTTACAGGATAGAATTAGAGTAATAATAACCAGAAtaaatagaaaaacaacaataagtATAAATACAAAAGCAAGGTAAAGATTGCTTTAGACATTATTTTTTAGCAAAAGAGTGTGGTCGGAGCCTATAGGCACCAATCCCCTGGCTCTGTTGTGACTCCAAAGTGGCCGGTGTTGCATGTGTTTTTGAACAATAATGAtctatttttgttgtattttgtcACCCAATCCCAGCGGTGAGGTCAGTGTTGTTGAGAGTCTGGATATACAGTACCCGTAAGCCATGAGGCGACCACACAATGACAGCAGCTCAAATGGCATAGGTGTTCTGTCCTGTGCATGTAGCAGCCTGTTggtcatatttttttatttgtggatgtgtgtgtgtttttttttttttgtttttgggcATGAGATAGTTGCCATAGACGGGGCAGTCTGAGGGACAATCacaatgcgtgcgtgtgtgtgtgtgtgtgtgtgtgtgtgtgtgtgtgtgtgtgtgtgtgtgtgtgtgtgtgtgtgtgtgtgtgtgtgtgtgtgtgtgtgtgtgtgtgtgtgtgtgtgtgtgtgtgtgtgtgattggtcgCAGTTGAACTTGACTATTAAAGTaacattcatttattaatttaaattcatttattaaacagaaaataaattcTGTGGATTCAGTTAGGGCAGGAGACGGTAAAGAACACATattttttgtgcttttttttttgtgcttttggACGAGACGATGAAAGTAAACTTTGGAATTCTGGAGTTTGCCTCAGAAACGGTATGGATTACCTAACGTATAGTTTCAGAAACAACATGTCTGAGAAACAAATTGttgttctaaaaaaaaaagaagaagatttGAGACAAAGTTTGAGATCAAAAACAACCCTAGCCATTAACGTAAACTGTCGCAGCTAATTGCACGAGATCTAAAAATAACCCCCGTAAAACTGTCAACCTGTCAAGGCACAGAGTCTGCCTGGCTCTCGCTGCAGGGCTTGTGTCTCGCTGTCTGCAAACAGAGAAAAATACCATAGCGTGAGAAGCAGGCAGGGGAGGCGGGGAAAACAAAAAAGTGAGATGTTCAGATGTTTCACTGAAGTCTACGCCGCTGTATAACAAAGCCTCTGAGTCAGACATGAAGTCGAGGGTTTcaaaagagacacacagggatTCCATGTTGTCTCCA is a window from the Gadus chalcogrammus isolate NIFS_2021 chromosome 8, NIFS_Gcha_1.0, whole genome shotgun sequence genome containing:
- the LOC130388240 gene encoding forkhead box protein Q1-like produces the protein MKFEVFCGSHNHHRKPLDPSGDVEDKVRSPLYGEEELGSDGDYVSRSPPPATDGKGKPYIRRPKPPYSYIALIAMAIRESCSGRLTLSEINDYLMQKFPFFRGSYTGWRNSVRHNLSLNDCFLKVLRDPSRPWGKDNYWMLNPHSEYTFADGVFRRRRKRIVKKMNEEGADLCVPGERTGERTVEPGMSDTKVGSYTKFTSSFAIDSILSTPFKQEKFRDSLIVSPGLMWPCYTGFPAPQPSHPARFAPHLKSALQMDSISAHALPSYAR